Proteins from a single region of Gordonia hongkongensis:
- a CDS encoding amidohydrolase produces the protein MSAAGADFAAADDPIDAWLAEHGGDLIAWRRQIHAHPELSRQEVRTTELVMSELTAAGLTPRRLPLGTGVVCDLGPAGEPRIALRADMDALPVTEHTGLPFTSAVEGASHSCGHDAHTAILIGVAKLLAAAEPLPVGVRLIFQAAEEVMPGGALDAIEAGVTTGLGRIFALHCDPRLPVGMVGLRSGPLTSAADHIDLQLHSAGGHTSRPHLTGDLIYAMGTVITGLPGVLSRRIDPRSGTVMVWGAANAGSAANAIPQEGRMRGTVRTGDHATWAQLEPLVRSVVGELLAPLGVRYDLSYFRGVPPVVNDEVAVGMFERSVAAIGSKAIADTPQSPGGEDFSWYLEHVPGAMARLGVWDGFGPQVDLHAPNFDLDERALAIGVRALAGIVLNATSAAG, from the coding sequence TCGCCGAGCACGGCGGCGATCTCATCGCGTGGCGCCGGCAGATCCATGCGCATCCGGAACTGTCCCGGCAAGAGGTCCGCACCACCGAGCTGGTGATGAGCGAGCTCACCGCTGCCGGACTCACCCCGCGCCGGCTGCCGCTGGGCACCGGAGTGGTGTGCGACCTCGGTCCCGCCGGTGAGCCCCGTATCGCGCTGCGCGCGGACATGGATGCCCTGCCGGTGACCGAACACACCGGCCTGCCGTTCACCTCGGCGGTGGAGGGCGCGTCGCACTCGTGCGGTCACGACGCGCACACGGCCATCCTGATCGGCGTCGCGAAGCTCCTCGCCGCGGCCGAACCACTTCCGGTCGGCGTGCGTCTGATCTTCCAGGCCGCCGAGGAGGTCATGCCCGGCGGAGCCCTCGACGCCATCGAGGCGGGCGTCACCACCGGTCTCGGCCGCATCTTCGCCTTGCACTGCGACCCTCGCCTGCCGGTCGGCATGGTCGGCCTGCGGTCCGGCCCGTTGACGTCCGCGGCCGACCACATCGATCTGCAGCTGCACTCGGCCGGCGGGCACACGTCGCGGCCGCACCTCACCGGGGATCTCATCTACGCGATGGGCACGGTGATCACCGGCCTGCCCGGGGTGCTGTCGCGACGGATCGACCCGCGTTCGGGCACGGTGATGGTGTGGGGCGCGGCGAACGCCGGCAGCGCCGCCAACGCCATCCCGCAGGAAGGTCGCATGCGCGGCACGGTCCGCACCGGCGATCACGCCACCTGGGCCCAGCTCGAGCCGCTGGTCCGCAGCGTCGTCGGCGAGCTGCTGGCACCGCTCGGCGTCCGGTACGACCTCTCGTACTTCCGCGGGGTGCCGCCGGTCGTCAACGACGAGGTCGCGGTCGGGATGTTCGAACGGTCCGTCGCCGCGATCGGGTCCAAGGCGATCGCGGACACCCCGCAGTCACCCGGCGGCGAGGACTTCTCCTGGTATCTCGAACACGTCCCGGGAGCGATGGCCCGCCTCGGCGTGTGGGACGGATTCGGACCGCAGGTCGATCTGCACGCGCCCAACTTCGATCTCGACGAACGTGCCCTCGCGATCGGTGTGCGCGCGCTCGCCGGGATCGTGCTGAACGCGACCAGCGCCGCCGGCTAG
- a CDS encoding gamma-glutamylcyclotransferase, with translation MPIYAAYGSNMHPEQMAERAPHSPMSGTGWLRGWRLTFGGGDIGWEGSLATVTEDRDDPDARVFVVLYDVTTEDEDLLDRWEGSELGIHRKIRARVDTADGPVLAWLYVLDAFEGGLPSARYLGVMAEAAEIAGAPAEYVQDLRLRESRNVGPGPGPAE, from the coding sequence GTGCCCATCTATGCTGCCTATGGATCCAACATGCATCCCGAGCAGATGGCCGAGCGCGCGCCGCACTCCCCGATGTCGGGCACCGGATGGCTCCGCGGCTGGCGTCTGACGTTCGGCGGCGGCGACATCGGGTGGGAGGGGTCCCTGGCCACGGTCACCGAGGACCGCGACGACCCCGACGCCCGGGTGTTCGTGGTTCTCTACGACGTCACCACCGAGGACGAGGATCTGCTCGACCGGTGGGAGGGTTCCGAGCTCGGCATCCACCGCAAGATCCGCGCCCGCGTCGACACCGCCGACGGCCCGGTGCTGGCCTGGTTGTACGTCCTCGACGCCTTCGAGGGCGGGTTGCCCTCGGCGCGCTATCTCGGCGTCATGGCCGAGGCCGCGGAGATCGCCGGCGCACCCGCGGAGTATGTGCAGGACCTCCGGTTGCGCGAGTCGCGCAATGTCGGACCCGGGCCGGGGCCCGCGGAATAG
- a CDS encoding NAD(P)H-quinone dehydrogenase → MTRIVIIGGGPAGYEAALAAAAYGADITVIDSDGIGGACVLWDCVPSKTFIASTGIRTEVRRAVDLGINIKTDDTSITLPQIHQRVRDLAFAQSADIRSRLISEGVTLVSGTAVLDERQVGVSTHTVVATLADGTTERYDGDVVLLATGASPRVLPDAQPDGERILTWRQLYDLEELPEHLVVIGSGVTGAEFVHAYTELGVKVTLVSSRDRVLPHEDEDAALVLEDALAERGVELVKHARADKVERHGDSVTAHLADGSTVTGSHVLMTVGSVPNTTDLGLDRAGVAVGKGGYIEVDRVSRTSVAGIYAAGDCTGLFPLASVAAMQGRIAMYHALGEGVSPIKLKTVASAIFTRPEIATVGVSQNAIDTGEYPARTVMLPLATNPRAKMSGLRRGFVKIFCRPATGVVIGGVVVAPNASELILPIALAVQNKLTVGDLAQTFSVYPSLTGSITEAARQLVRHDDLD, encoded by the coding sequence GTGACCAGGATCGTCATCATCGGCGGAGGACCCGCGGGTTACGAGGCAGCGCTCGCGGCGGCCGCCTACGGGGCCGACATCACGGTGATCGATTCGGACGGGATCGGCGGTGCCTGCGTGTTGTGGGACTGCGTCCCGTCCAAGACGTTCATCGCGTCCACCGGCATCCGCACCGAGGTCCGTCGCGCCGTCGACCTGGGCATCAACATCAAGACCGACGACACTTCCATCACGTTGCCGCAGATCCACCAGCGGGTCCGTGACCTCGCGTTCGCCCAGTCCGCGGACATCCGCTCACGACTCATCAGCGAAGGCGTGACGCTCGTCTCCGGTACGGCCGTGCTCGACGAGCGGCAGGTCGGCGTCTCGACGCATACCGTCGTCGCGACGCTCGCCGACGGAACCACCGAACGCTACGACGGCGATGTGGTCCTGCTGGCGACCGGCGCGTCGCCCCGCGTGCTGCCCGACGCCCAGCCCGACGGCGAGCGCATCCTCACCTGGCGTCAGCTCTACGACCTCGAGGAGCTGCCCGAGCACCTCGTCGTCATCGGTTCCGGCGTCACCGGCGCCGAGTTCGTCCACGCCTACACCGAACTGGGCGTCAAGGTGACGCTCGTGTCGAGCCGCGACCGGGTCCTCCCGCACGAGGACGAGGACGCCGCGCTGGTGCTCGAGGACGCACTCGCCGAACGCGGCGTCGAGCTGGTCAAGCACGCCCGCGCCGACAAGGTCGAGCGGCACGGCGATTCGGTCACCGCGCATCTGGCCGACGGCTCGACCGTGACCGGCAGTCACGTGCTGATGACCGTCGGTTCGGTCCCCAACACCACCGATCTCGGACTCGATCGTGCCGGGGTCGCGGTCGGCAAGGGCGGTTACATCGAGGTCGACCGGGTGTCCCGCACGTCGGTCGCGGGGATCTATGCGGCCGGCGACTGCACCGGGCTGTTCCCGCTGGCATCGGTGGCCGCCATGCAGGGCCGCATCGCGATGTACCACGCACTCGGCGAGGGCGTGAGCCCGATCAAGCTGAAAACCGTTGCGTCCGCGATCTTCACGCGTCCGGAGATCGCCACGGTGGGGGTGTCGCAGAACGCCATCGACACCGGTGAGTACCCGGCGCGCACCGTGATGCTGCCGTTGGCCACCAACCCGCGCGCCAAGATGAGCGGTCTGCGCCGGGGCTTCGTGAAGATCTTCTGCCGGCCGGCCACCGGTGTGGTCATCGGCGGTGTCGTGGTGGCGCCGAACGCCTCCGAACTGATCCTGCCCATCGCCCTCGCGGTGCAGAACAAGCTCACCGTCGGCGACCTGGCCCAGACGTTCTCGGTGTACCCGTCGCTGACCGGGTCCATCACCGAGGCGGCGCGGCAGCTGGTTCGGCACGACGACCTGGACTGA
- the glpK gene encoding glycerol kinase GlpK translates to MAAIDQGTTSTRAMIFDHEGRVVGAEQLEHEQIFPRAGWVEHDAAEIWRNTRRVGAAALASAELTAKDIVACGLTNQRETTVIWERDTGKPVHNAIVWQDTRTDDLCTELAGDVGMDRFRDRTGLPLSTYFAGPKARWLLDSVDGLRERAENGELCFGTMDSWMAWNMTGGVDGGRHVTDVTNASRTMLMDLRTQTWDADICAEMGIPMAMLPEIRSSSGDFGALRGNGPLPGVPLAGILGDQQAATFGQACLEPGEAKNTYGTGNFLLLNTGTEPVFSAHGLLTTVCYRIGEQPARYALEGSIAVTGSLIQWLRDNLGLIPQASDVEKLAGGVDDNGGVYFVPAFSGLFAPRWRPDARGVIVGLTRFADKGHIARAALEASAFQTREVIEAMQADSGVELSTLKVDGGMVVNELLMQFQADILDVPVVRPVVNETTALGAAYAAGLAVGFWESEDDIRANWAEDRRWEPGMAADDRDRLYAGWNRAVEHSFGLT, encoded by the coding sequence GTGGCGGCAATCGACCAGGGCACCACCTCGACCCGGGCGATGATCTTCGATCACGAGGGTCGCGTCGTCGGCGCCGAACAGCTCGAACACGAACAGATCTTCCCGCGCGCGGGCTGGGTGGAACACGACGCCGCCGAGATCTGGCGTAACACCCGCCGCGTCGGCGCCGCTGCCCTCGCGTCGGCCGAACTGACCGCGAAGGACATCGTCGCCTGCGGCCTCACCAATCAGCGCGAGACCACCGTGATCTGGGAGCGCGACACCGGCAAGCCGGTGCACAACGCCATCGTGTGGCAGGACACGCGCACCGATGATCTGTGCACCGAGCTGGCCGGAGATGTCGGCATGGACCGGTTCCGCGATCGCACCGGCCTGCCGTTGTCGACCTACTTCGCCGGCCCCAAGGCCCGCTGGCTCCTCGACTCCGTCGACGGCCTCCGCGAACGCGCCGAGAACGGAGAATTGTGTTTCGGCACCATGGATTCCTGGATGGCCTGGAACATGACCGGCGGGGTGGACGGCGGCCGGCACGTCACGGATGTCACCAACGCATCGCGCACCATGTTGATGGACCTGCGGACCCAGACCTGGGACGCCGACATCTGCGCCGAGATGGGCATCCCGATGGCCATGCTGCCCGAGATCAGGAGCTCCTCAGGCGATTTCGGCGCCCTCCGGGGCAACGGCCCACTCCCCGGGGTACCGCTCGCCGGCATCCTCGGCGACCAGCAGGCCGCGACCTTCGGCCAGGCCTGCCTGGAACCCGGCGAGGCCAAGAACACCTACGGGACCGGCAACTTCCTGCTCCTCAACACCGGCACCGAGCCGGTCTTCAGCGCGCACGGACTGCTCACCACCGTCTGCTACCGCATCGGCGAGCAGCCCGCACGATACGCACTCGAGGGCTCGATCGCGGTGACCGGTTCGCTCATCCAGTGGCTGCGCGACAACCTCGGCCTGATCCCGCAGGCATCTGACGTCGAGAAACTGGCCGGCGGGGTCGACGACAACGGCGGCGTCTACTTCGTCCCGGCGTTCTCCGGACTCTTCGCGCCGCGCTGGCGCCCCGATGCCCGCGGCGTCATCGTGGGTCTCACCCGGTTCGCCGACAAGGGCCACATCGCCCGAGCCGCACTGGAAGCCAGCGCCTTTCAGACGCGTGAGGTCATCGAGGCGATGCAGGCCGACTCCGGGGTCGAACTGTCGACGTTGAAGGTCGACGGCGGAATGGTCGTGAACGAACTGCTCATGCAGTTCCAGGCCGACATCCTCGACGTACCCGTCGTGCGGCCGGTCGTCAACGAGACGACCGCCCTCGGCGCGGCCTACGCGGCCGGCCTGGCCGTCGGTTTCTGGGAGAGCGAGGACGACATCCGCGCCAACTGGGCCGAAGACCGCCGGTGGGAGCCCGGGATGGCCGCCGACGACCGCGACCGCCTCTACGCGGGATGGAACCGAGCCGTCGAGCACAGCTTCGGCCTGACCTGA
- the glpD gene encoding glycerol-3-phosphate dehydrogenase: MNTEFNPDRPADMGPLYRAEAWRRFGEEQFDVVVIGGGVVGVGAALDAATRGLRVALVEARDIASGTSSRSSKMFHGGLRYLEQLEFGLVREALRERELSLRFLAPHLVKPLPFLYPLTQRVWERPYVGAGIFLYDRMGGAKSVPGQRHVTRSGALRVAPALKRSSLIGGIRYYDTVVDDARHSLTVARTAANYGAVIRTSTQVTGFLRESDRVLGVRVRDTENGDVTEIRAHCVINAAGVWTDEVQALSKQRGHFKVRASKGVHIVVPRDRIVSETAIILRTANSVLFVIPWETHWIIGTTDTDWNLDLAHPAATRADIDYILERVNEVLVTKLNHDDIEGVYAGLRPLLAGEDDETSKLSREHAVATVAPGLVSIAGGKYTTYRVMAADAVDACDDFIPTRVAPSITERVPLLGADGYFALINQCEHLGRRFGLHPYRIRRLLNRYGSLIDDVLYYADGDKSLLQPLAAAPQYLRVEVVYAAVDEAALHLEDVLARRTRIAIEYSHRGVDCADEVADLLAPLLGWTTEQRDFEVATYVARVEAEVASQQQPDDDSADALRAAAPEARAEILEPVPVPK, encoded by the coding sequence ATGAACACCGAGTTCAACCCGGACCGGCCCGCCGACATGGGGCCCCTCTACCGCGCCGAGGCATGGCGGAGGTTCGGGGAGGAACAGTTCGACGTGGTGGTCATCGGTGGCGGCGTGGTGGGTGTCGGTGCCGCACTCGACGCCGCGACACGCGGTCTGCGCGTCGCGCTGGTCGAGGCACGCGACATCGCCTCGGGCACATCGAGCCGGTCGTCGAAGATGTTCCACGGCGGCCTCCGCTATCTCGAGCAGCTCGAATTCGGCCTCGTGCGTGAGGCTCTACGCGAACGCGAGTTGTCGCTCCGGTTCCTCGCGCCACATCTGGTCAAGCCGTTGCCGTTCCTGTATCCGCTCACGCAACGGGTGTGGGAGCGGCCGTATGTCGGAGCCGGCATCTTCCTCTACGACCGGATGGGCGGCGCCAAGTCCGTTCCCGGACAGCGTCATGTCACCCGATCGGGTGCCCTGCGCGTGGCCCCGGCACTCAAGCGCAGCTCGCTCATCGGCGGGATCCGGTACTACGACACCGTCGTCGACGACGCGCGGCACAGCCTCACGGTCGCCCGCACAGCGGCCAATTACGGTGCGGTCATCCGGACCTCGACCCAGGTCACCGGATTTCTGCGCGAATCCGACCGGGTGCTCGGAGTCCGGGTGCGCGACACCGAGAACGGCGATGTGACCGAGATCCGTGCCCACTGCGTGATCAACGCCGCGGGCGTGTGGACCGACGAGGTGCAGGCACTGTCCAAGCAGCGCGGGCACTTCAAGGTCCGGGCCTCCAAGGGCGTGCACATCGTGGTGCCGCGCGACCGGATCGTCAGCGAGACCGCGATCATCCTGCGCACCGCCAACTCGGTGCTGTTCGTCATCCCGTGGGAGACGCACTGGATCATCGGCACCACCGACACCGACTGGAACCTCGACCTCGCGCATCCGGCCGCCACCCGCGCCGACATCGACTACATCCTCGAACGCGTCAACGAGGTCCTGGTCACCAAGCTCAACCACGACGACATCGAAGGCGTCTACGCCGGCCTCCGGCCGCTGTTGGCCGGGGAGGACGACGAGACCTCGAAGCTGTCCCGGGAACACGCGGTCGCGACCGTCGCGCCCGGACTCGTGTCGATCGCCGGCGGCAAGTACACCACCTACCGTGTGATGGCCGCCGACGCCGTCGACGCGTGCGACGACTTCATCCCCACCCGGGTGGCGCCGTCGATCACCGAACGCGTCCCGCTGCTCGGGGCGGACGGTTACTTCGCGCTCATCAACCAGTGCGAGCACCTCGGACGCCGATTCGGGTTGCACCCGTACCGGATTCGCCGGTTGCTGAACCGCTACGGCTCGCTGATCGACGACGTGCTGTACTACGCCGACGGCGACAAGAGCCTGCTGCAACCGCTGGCCGCGGCGCCGCAGTATCTGCGCGTGGAGGTGGTGTACGCCGCGGTCGACGAGGCGGCGCTGCACCTCGAGGACGTCCTCGCCCGGCGGACCCGCATCGCCATCGAGTACTCCCATCGTGGCGTCGACTGCGCCGACGAGGTCGCCGACCTGCTGGCGCCCCTCCTCGGCTGGACCACCGAGCAACGCGACTTCGAGGTGGCGACCTACGTCGCGCGCGTGGAGGCCGAGGTGGCCTCGCAGCAGCAACCCGACGACGACTCCGCCGACGCCCTGCGCGCCGCGGCCCCCGAGGCCCGGGCCGAGATCCTGGAGCCGGTGCCCGTTCCGAAATGA
- a CDS encoding pyridoxamine 5'-phosphate oxidase family protein, with amino-acid sequence MVDESVRVLTPDQAWDLLGVAELGRIALSVDGQPDIFPVNFHATDGRIMLRSGEGTKLSELAVNSRVAFEADGHTETDGWSVVAKGTARILVSLHEIEAADQLPLRPWIATMKYNYVEITVDSITARRFEFGPEPERYPV; translated from the coding sequence ATGGTCGACGAATCGGTTCGGGTGCTCACCCCCGACCAGGCCTGGGATCTGTTGGGAGTAGCCGAGCTCGGTCGGATCGCACTGAGCGTCGACGGCCAGCCCGACATCTTTCCGGTGAACTTCCATGCGACCGACGGCCGCATCATGCTGCGGTCCGGCGAGGGCACGAAACTGTCGGAGCTGGCGGTGAATTCGCGAGTGGCGTTCGAAGCCGACGGACATACCGAGACCGACGGGTGGAGTGTCGTTGCCAAGGGGACGGCGCGGATCCTGGTGTCGCTCCACGAGATCGAGGCGGCCGACCAGCTGCCGCTGCGCCCGTGGATCGCGACGATGAAATACAACTACGTGGAGATCACGGTCGACTCGATCACCGCCCGCCGCTTCGAGTTCGGGCCCGAGCCCGAGCGCTACCCCGTGTGA
- a CDS encoding DNA-formamidopyrimidine glycosylase family protein, giving the protein MPEGDTVYAAAARLRAGLAGRVLESSDFRIPSLATADLSGREVLAVRSVGKHLLIDVAESGPGVGDTLSIHSHLKMEGAWHAHPRGQRWRRPAYQARAVLRTADHEAVGFDLGVLELLADPDAALAYLGPDLLADDFDREEAIRRLGSDPDATIGAAMLDQRLIAGIGNVFRSEICFLRRVLPTRPVGEVDLGPVVDLSRRLLWANRLRSARTTTGNTSPNARMWVYGRHGRLCRRCATPVKRGELESPGGERSVYWCPRCQV; this is encoded by the coding sequence ATGCCTGAGGGCGACACCGTCTACGCGGCCGCCGCACGACTGCGGGCGGGGCTCGCGGGACGGGTGCTCGAGTCGTCGGACTTCCGCATCCCGTCGCTGGCCACCGCGGACCTCTCCGGACGCGAGGTCCTCGCGGTGCGATCGGTGGGCAAGCACCTGCTGATCGACGTCGCCGAGAGCGGTCCGGGTGTCGGCGACACCCTCAGCATCCACTCGCATCTGAAGATGGAGGGCGCCTGGCACGCGCACCCGCGGGGGCAACGGTGGCGCCGCCCGGCCTACCAGGCCCGCGCCGTCCTGCGCACCGCCGACCATGAGGCGGTCGGTTTCGACCTCGGCGTACTGGAACTGCTCGCCGACCCCGACGCCGCGCTCGCCTACCTCGGCCCCGACCTGCTCGCCGACGACTTCGATCGCGAGGAGGCGATCCGACGTCTCGGTTCCGACCCGGACGCGACGATCGGTGCGGCCATGCTCGACCAGCGGCTGATCGCGGGAATCGGCAACGTCTTCCGCAGCGAGATCTGTTTCCTGCGGCGGGTCCTGCCGACCCGGCCGGTCGGCGAGGTCGACCTAGGGCCGGTCGTGGACCTCAGCCGACGCCTGCTGTGGGCGAACCGCTTGCGATCGGCCCGCACCACCACGGGCAACACATCGCCCAATGCGCGGATGTGGGTGTACGGACGCCACGGGCGGCTGTGCCGGCGCTGCGCCACCCCGGTGAAGCGGGGCGAACTCGAATCCCCGGGCGGCGAACGATCCGTCTATTGGTGTCCCCGGTGCCAGGTGTGA